One genomic region from Nitrospira sp. CR1.1 encodes:
- a CDS encoding DUF1328 domain-containing protein, with the protein MLSWAVTFLVIGLIAGVLGVTGVAGTATHIAYVLFVIFVILAVIGMVMGRRPPAV; encoded by the coding sequence ATGTTGAGCTGGGCGGTGACATTTTTGGTCATTGGGCTGATCGCAGGCGTACTCGGAGTCACAGGGGTGGCGGGGACTGCCACGCACATCGCCTATGTGCTCTTTGTGATATTTGTGATCCTGGCGGTGATTGGCATGGTGATGGGCCGACGGCCACCGGCGGTATGA
- a CDS encoding outer membrane beta-barrel protein has translation MKRRVLWGALCLCASLLMVGGMVAPFQATAAEDKGLFEQVDIGLLSIGGRATYSDPKDGSSRWFGGGQVRLHPSRYLAFEGSVDYRRNDIGDTRVHTYPVQVSALIYPLGTTRLAPFLLGGGGWYYTTVKGPGGFDDTQNRFGAHAGGGLQFFFNKHVSIDSTYRYIWLEKIESRDQNIVDKKFQDNGHMVTVGINFHF, from the coding sequence ATGAAACGACGGGTCCTATGGGGAGCGTTATGCCTATGTGCGTCTTTGCTTATGGTCGGTGGAATGGTTGCGCCGTTCCAGGCTACGGCGGCGGAAGATAAGGGGCTCTTCGAGCAGGTAGACATTGGTCTGTTATCGATCGGTGGTCGCGCTACCTATAGCGATCCCAAAGATGGTTCAAGTCGATGGTTCGGGGGGGGACAAGTACGCCTGCATCCTTCGCGCTACCTGGCCTTTGAGGGATCCGTAGACTACCGCCGGAACGACATCGGTGATACCCGCGTCCATACATACCCCGTCCAGGTTTCGGCTCTGATTTATCCGCTCGGGACGACCAGACTGGCGCCGTTTTTATTAGGTGGCGGTGGTTGGTACTACACGACCGTCAAGGGGCCGGGCGGTTTCGATGACACCCAAAACCGGTTTGGTGCTCATGCGGGCGGCGGCCTCCAATTTTTCTTCAACAAACATGTCTCCATTGACAGCACCTACCGGTACATCTGGCTGGAAAAAATTGAGTCCCGGGACCAGAACATCGTCGACAAAAAATTTCAGGATAACGGCCACATGGTCACGGTTGGCATCAACTTCCATTTCTAG
- a CDS encoding peptidase M4: protein MKKLIAIALLSGVIASPAWALFETNKELAATATVTLEDAVRHALKAVPGRAVEAEIGKEDGRTVYEVEIIDSNNKTQKVYVDAQSGQAKVDR from the coding sequence ATGAAGAAGCTAATCGCGATCGCCCTGTTATCCGGAGTTATCGCAAGTCCGGCGTGGGCACTTTTCGAAACAAATAAAGAGTTGGCGGCCACAGCGACGGTCACCCTGGAAGATGCCGTCAGGCATGCTCTGAAAGCGGTGCCGGGGAGAGCCGTTGAGGCCGAGATCGGCAAGGAAGACGGACGTACCGTCTATGAAGTCGAAATCATCGACTCGAACAATAAGACCCAGAAGGTCTATGTCGATGCGCAGAGCGGTCAGGCGAAGGTCGATCGCTAA
- a CDS encoding CsbD family protein — protein sequence MNSDQFKGKWVQFKGEVKKQWGKLTDDDLTQIEGDYDKFVGRIQERYGNKKEEVMRWADDWHTKQGQAQPGTQPREARPPR from the coding sequence ATGAATTCAGATCAATTTAAAGGGAAATGGGTGCAGTTCAAGGGAGAGGTCAAGAAGCAGTGGGGAAAACTCACGGATGATGATCTCACTCAGATCGAGGGCGATTACGACAAATTTGTCGGGCGCATTCAAGAGCGATATGGCAACAAAAAAGAGGAAGTGATGCGCTGGGCCGATGATTGGCATACGAAGCAGGGACAGGCGCAGCCGGGGACTCAGCCACGAGAGGCGCGGCCCCCGCGGTGA
- a CDS encoding bacterioferritin — MKTGKPKASIIKDVKTIRKRARQHIEDGALTFDYKADRETVIKLLNEALATEIVCVLRYRRHYFMAEGMNAESVKAEFLAHAVEEQAHADELAERIVQLGGEPNLSPDGLSSRSHSEYAEGDDLEEMIKEDLIAERIAIESYRDMIAFVGSDDPTTRRLLETILMKEEEHAEDLVSLLK; from the coding sequence ATGAAAACAGGAAAGCCAAAAGCATCCATCATCAAGGATGTGAAGACCATTAGGAAACGTGCCCGCCAGCATATCGAAGACGGAGCCTTGACGTTTGATTACAAAGCGGATCGCGAGACGGTCATCAAATTGTTGAATGAAGCGCTGGCGACGGAAATTGTTTGTGTGCTGCGGTACAGGCGGCATTATTTTATGGCGGAGGGCATGAATGCGGAAAGCGTCAAAGCTGAATTCCTTGCTCATGCCGTCGAGGAACAGGCTCATGCGGATGAACTCGCGGAGCGAATCGTCCAGCTAGGCGGGGAACCGAATCTTTCTCCAGACGGCTTGTCGTCGCGCAGCCACTCGGAATATGCGGAGGGCGATGACCTCGAAGAGATGATCAAAGAAGATCTCATCGCGGAGCGGATTGCGATCGAGAGTTATCGCGACATGATCGCCTTCGTCGGCAGCGATGATCCTACCACCAGGCGGCTGCTCGAAACTATCCTGATGAAGGAAGAGGAACATGCCGAGGATTTGGTCAGTCTCTTGAAGTAA
- a CDS encoding superoxide dismutase — MAATQPYRARSYDLFGLSGISDETLRVHFGLYEGYVKAANELRDQLSELMARGDLDHEQVPAYSDLTRRLGFEFNGMVLHEYYFGNLRRGGAKRPPEGSAFNRAVERTFGGYERWKADFCSVGMMRGVGWAVCNVDPARGLVSNHWVSLHEQGNVAGFLPILVMDVWEHAYLLDYQPGERKQYIESFFSNIGWNMVEERLQAGLSSISISR, encoded by the coding sequence ATGGCCGCGACTCAACCGTATCGAGCCAGGAGTTATGATCTGTTCGGTTTGTCCGGTATCTCAGATGAAACGCTCCGAGTCCACTTCGGTCTCTATGAGGGTTATGTCAAAGCGGCCAACGAACTGCGCGATCAATTGTCCGAGCTCATGGCGCGCGGGGACCTCGATCACGAACAAGTGCCGGCCTATTCCGATCTGACGCGCAGGCTGGGATTTGAATTCAACGGAATGGTGCTGCATGAATATTATTTTGGGAATCTTCGTCGGGGAGGAGCAAAGCGGCCCCCGGAGGGCTCGGCCTTCAATAGAGCAGTGGAGCGCACGTTCGGCGGCTACGAGCGCTGGAAGGCGGACTTCTGCAGTGTGGGAATGATGCGCGGGGTGGGATGGGCGGTCTGTAATGTGGACCCCGCGAGGGGGCTTGTCTCCAACCATTGGGTGTCGTTGCATGAACAGGGAAACGTGGCGGGTTTTTTGCCCATTCTCGTCATGGACGTATGGGAACACGCCTACCTTCTGGACTATCAACCCGGCGAGCGCAAACAGTATATCGAATCGTTTTTCAGCAACATCGGATGGAACATGGTCGAAGAGAGGCTTCAAGCGGGCTTGTCATCCATTTCCATTTCACGCTGA